In the Flavisolibacter tropicus genome, one interval contains:
- a CDS encoding M1 family metallopeptidase has product MFRSCFLLLSIVAGQLIMAQDLYKPRDIQQAYKNGTRSLDGKPGANYWQNRARYDIRLAAAPPDRTVRGSEDITYFNNSPKAMRNLVFRLTVNIHKPGAPRLSGVPDDYLTSGVQIDSVFVNGTAVKWNTGNYFTAAPLGLPSPLASRDSIRLHIKWHYDVSLLSNREGMIDSTTYFLAYSYPRVSVYDDYQGWDFTSFNDALEFYNDFNDYNVQVQVPQNYIVWATGTLQNANEVLQPAAYQKFTQSLRSNDVIRIATPAELAAKTVTAAKGTNTWHFTAANVPDFAIGLSDHFSWDAGSVVVDPSTGRRASVQAAYNDTARDYHHMVRFASHALSWLSTQWPGIPYPYTTMSVFQGYAGMEYPMMANDETYADSSFSKFVVMHEIAHTYMPFYMGINETRYGFMDEGWATTFEYLFNRDDMGKEQAIDFFKQFRVTGWASDPSQDEDLPIITPGPNLNGGGLGNNQYGKPALGYLAVKELLGDATFKKALHEYMRRWNGKHPLPWDFFYSINAGSGQNLNWFWNNWFFSNYYIDLAVASAPKTSTGYSIPVQNIGGMAAPFDLVLTYADGSTETLHQSPAVWAANQKQTTVKVNTKKTLQSVKIEGGIYMDADTSNNEWKK; this is encoded by the coding sequence ATGTTTCGTTCTTGTTTTTTGTTATTATCTATCGTTGCCGGACAGTTGATAATGGCGCAGGACCTTTATAAGCCGCGCGATATTCAACAGGCCTATAAAAACGGTACACGTTCCCTAGATGGAAAACCCGGTGCCAACTACTGGCAGAACCGCGCCCGCTATGATATACGTTTGGCAGCAGCACCACCCGACCGCACGGTTCGTGGCAGTGAAGACATTACGTATTTCAATAACAGTCCCAAGGCTATGAGAAACCTGGTGTTTCGTCTTACGGTGAACATCCATAAGCCTGGTGCTCCCCGACTGAGCGGTGTGCCCGACGACTACCTGACATCGGGCGTTCAGATTGATTCTGTTTTTGTGAATGGTACTGCTGTGAAGTGGAACACGGGCAATTATTTTACAGCCGCGCCGTTAGGCTTACCAAGTCCGCTGGCATCGCGCGATTCTATACGACTGCACATTAAATGGCATTACGATGTATCGCTATTGAGCAACCGTGAGGGGATGATCGATTCTACCACTTATTTCCTGGCTTACTCCTATCCACGCGTATCCGTGTATGACGACTACCAGGGCTGGGACTTTACCTCTTTCAATGATGCGTTGGAATTCTACAACGATTTCAACGACTATAACGTGCAAGTACAAGTGCCGCAGAACTATATCGTATGGGCTACCGGCACCTTGCAAAATGCTAATGAAGTATTGCAGCCTGCGGCCTACCAGAAGTTTACCCAATCGCTGCGTTCCAATGATGTGATCCGTATTGCCACACCAGCCGAGCTGGCGGCTAAAACCGTAACCGCCGCAAAGGGCACTAACACCTGGCATTTTACGGCCGCCAATGTTCCTGACTTTGCTATTGGTCTTAGTGATCATTTTTCATGGGATGCCGGCAGCGTAGTGGTAGACCCCAGCACTGGCCGTCGTGCTTCTGTACAAGCCGCTTATAATGATACCGCGCGTGATTATCATCACATGGTGCGCTTTGCCAGCCATGCCCTAAGCTGGCTCTCCACGCAGTGGCCGGGTATACCTTACCCTTATACGACCATGTCGGTATTTCAAGGTTATGCCGGTATGGAATATCCAATGATGGCCAATGATGAAACGTATGCTGATAGCAGCTTTTCGAAGTTTGTGGTGATGCATGAAATTGCCCATACCTACATGCCATTTTATATGGGTATCAACGAAACCCGCTATGGCTTTATGGATGAAGGCTGGGCCACTACGTTTGAATACCTGTTTAACCGGGACGACATGGGCAAGGAACAGGCGATCGATTTCTTTAAACAGTTTCGTGTAACTGGCTGGGCTAGTGATCCATCACAAGACGAAGACCTGCCGATCATTACACCGGGGCCCAATCTTAACGGCGGTGGACTGGGCAACAACCAGTATGGGAAACCGGCATTGGGTTATTTAGCGGTAAAAGAACTACTAGGTGACGCCACATTCAAAAAAGCCTTGCATGAATATATGCGCCGCTGGAATGGTAAACACCCCTTGCCGTGGGACTTCTTTTATTCCATCAATGCCGGCTCTGGCCAAAACCTGAACTGGTTCTGGAACAACTGGTTTTTCTCCAACTACTATATTGACCTTGCTGTAGCCTCTGCTCCAAAAACCAGCACCGGCTATTCCATACCTGTACAAAACATTGGTGGTATGGCGGCACCATTTGACCTGGTACTTACCTATGCAGATGGCAGTACGGAAACGCTTCACCAATCACCTGCTGTATGGGCTGCCAATCAAAAGCAAACCACTGTGAAAGTGAATACCAAGAAAACCTTGCAATCGGTGAAGATAGAGGGAGGCATTTATATGGATGCCGATACGAGTAATAATGAATGGAAGAAGTGA
- a CDS encoding NAD-dependent epimerase/dehydratase family protein: protein MHTILGAGGPVSNALAKELEAHQLPVKLVSRRKVETHIPTTTWVGADLKNEASLLKAVQGASVIYMCAGLRYDKKVWAAEWPLIIRNVVKAAQVTGARLIFFDNVYMYGHVQGAMTEQTPYNPGSVKGKIRAEVANYVMGEIKKGTIKGSIARAADFYGAENKNSFLDMLVLDKYAKGQKAMWMGDPNSLHAFTYVPDAAKALYLLGQHPETDGQVWHMPTAPALKGTEFVNLAAEILHTKPRYTRLSKIALQLIGLFNKPVGETVELYYQYQYDYIFSSKKIEDYFGIQPTPYREGIKTVSGEL, encoded by the coding sequence ATGCATACCATATTAGGCGCTGGCGGACCTGTTAGCAATGCCCTGGCAAAAGAATTAGAAGCACATCAGCTACCGGTGAAGTTGGTAAGTCGCCGTAAAGTGGAAACCCATATACCTACTACTACCTGGGTAGGTGCCGATCTGAAAAACGAAGCAAGTCTGTTGAAAGCCGTGCAAGGTGCTAGCGTGATTTATATGTGCGCCGGCTTGCGCTACGATAAAAAAGTATGGGCAGCAGAATGGCCCCTCATTATTCGCAATGTGGTGAAGGCGGCACAGGTTACGGGTGCGCGACTCATCTTCTTTGACAACGTCTATATGTATGGTCATGTACAAGGCGCCATGACAGAACAAACACCTTATAATCCCGGTAGTGTAAAGGGAAAGATCCGTGCAGAAGTGGCCAACTATGTAATGGGTGAAATAAAGAAAGGAACCATCAAAGGCTCCATCGCCCGCGCTGCTGATTTTTATGGTGCCGAAAACAAGAACAGTTTTTTAGACATGCTGGTGTTAGACAAATACGCCAAGGGACAAAAAGCCATGTGGATGGGCGATCCCAACAGCCTGCATGCGTTTACCTATGTGCCCGATGCCGCTAAGGCATTATACCTCTTAGGCCAACACCCCGAAACCGATGGCCAGGTATGGCACATGCCCACAGCACCTGCATTGAAAGGAACAGAATTCGTCAACTTGGCCGCAGAGATCTTACATACAAAACCACGCTACACGCGCTTAAGCAAAATCGCCCTGCAGCTCATTGGTCTCTTTAACAAACCCGTAGGCGAAACCGTAGAACTCTATTATCAATACCAATACGACTACATCTTCAGCTCTAAAAAGATCGAGGACTACTTTGGTATCCAACCCACGCCTTACCGGGAAGGGATAAAGACCGTGAGTGGTGAATTGTGA